The DNA region TTCACATAAAAGATGGGAAACAAGTATTTATCAGTAATTTGAGTTATGTGAGATGAATACCGGGAACTATAGTTTTGATTTTAATTTCATGGAGGGATGAAGAGAAGTGCATCTTTGAAGAAAATCGTAAATAAGGGAATTGATCTTTTCCTTTGGTTCTGTGGCATTGTGGTATTGTGGCTGTTGGCGCAAGTCTTTTGTGTGACCTCGTTCCATATTCCAAGTGATTCGATGGAGCCGGCACTATTGGCTGGTGATGTGATATTGGTGGATAAACTAACGTATGGGGCAAGGCTCTTCAATGTGATGGATGCCGTTGCAGGAAAGCAAGTGGAGATAAAACGCTTGCTGGGAATGGGTGGAATGAGGAGGAATGATATAGTAGTCTTTAACTATCCTTGTCCTAAACAGTGGAAGCGGATTGAAATGGATGTGATGCAGTATTATGTGAAACGGTGTGTTGCGTTGCCGGGAGATACGTTCCGCATTGTAAACGGACGCTATAAGGTGGATGGCTATGCCGGAACACTGGGGTACGTGGATGCGCAGGACAGGTTCATGGCACTGATAAATGAACAGGCGCTTGCTGATGATGCAATCGGTGTGAGGGCATATCCCGAAGATTCTTTGATAAGATGGACGGTGAAAGAGTTTGGGCCTCTGTATATTCCCAAATCAGGTGACGCCATCCCGATGGATGGACGCACTGTTAAACTTTATGGGAATATAGTGGAGTGGGAGCGGCAAGGAAACCTCCGTCATGAAGCGGGGAATGTGTATTTGGGCGATAGCCTTATTGCTGAATATCGTTTTTTAAAAAACTATTATTTCATGGCTGGAGATAGAGCTGAAAACTCAAAAGATTCCCGTTATTGGGGGCTGTTGCCAGAAGAATATATTGTTGGAAAGGCTGTCAGGATATGGAAATCAGTGGATAAGAGGACGGATAGAGTGCGGTGGAATAGGATATTCAAAAAGATAGAATAATGATAGGATGGACACATAAAATAAGAGAGGCTACAGTTGTTTTGCTACAGTTTGTAGCTGTTTGCTCCTTGTTGAGTATGGTATGTGCGACAACTCCTGAACTGCCTGCAGGCGAAACCATCGGCCAATGGGTGTGGTTTGGAAAAGCTGTATTGGTTTCGACCGGTTGTATCACTGCTTCTTGTTTGCTACA from Bacteroides sp. MSB163 includes:
- the lepB gene encoding signal peptidase I, which gives rise to MKRSASLKKIVNKGIDLFLWFCGIVVLWLLAQVFCVTSFHIPSDSMEPALLAGDVILVDKLTYGARLFNVMDAVAGKQVEIKRLLGMGGMRRNDIVVFNYPCPKQWKRIEMDVMQYYVKRCVALPGDTFRIVNGRYKVDGYAGTLGYVDAQDRFMALINEQALADDAIGVRAYPEDSLIRWTVKEFGPLYIPKSGDAIPMDGRTVKLYGNIVEWERQGNLRHEAGNVYLGDSLIAEYRFLKNYYFMAGDRAENSKDSRYWGLLPEEYIVGKAVRIWKSVDKRTDRVRWNRIFKKIE